A stretch of Episyrphus balteatus chromosome 2, idEpiBalt1.1, whole genome shotgun sequence DNA encodes these proteins:
- the LOC129908472 gene encoding protein split ends isoform X1 translates to MVSTFIGLLDIQSWWEIPCISHFCSLFSSAFDLPDIDIEDLESALLCDGTDYQVGLVPELIVRLLKGCDALKCVANDITTSNYQMFLRRYLRQQCRTHNIENHFDTDIDFQSLAVRKRLLILHALCHFRLESRDVEVILSNLEADSLRVEPLGYDSKNSGYWYFYGTRLYREDTKQNNKTKIWQVICFTEEDWQNLAGKFKSATNAKEKALYNILNENFLPKLPQLFREREKLRRKKLLQTRNSSRIRNLVEVKARQEQERVKAERLERARLEQRILLEPPRIASSKSRRRRSQSTSTASGISTYASSVRPTTNSSDFLYQRETFCLTPDDIGAESTSTNNTNTVNQVDQIDQIDQISQENPDEEIVTFEDNQYQDSNNTTTTPNKQRKTNKKPNLLPKKTRKTRESGDCSSSTTEDKENYRYISDSESAESDNNMAPTTNIKLPGRQTNNSLSSLPGNIFIPPLSEGKEQEPPPARRASNSGSKTSGKKQKNPPTTVSAASTSSASTVRAGTSAVNTEQQQTVKNKKKNSSKSSSEDVTSSSNSGTNKYFYSTTNISQTNPSILINNKNFNKNPPNFLSFTETDEVLQIGMHKVLVYVKNHRDAWPFMDPVEEDIAPRYYTIIRRPMDLLKMEDKLDNGEYNKFSEFRNDFKLIVNNCRLYNGQNNEYTEMVNNLQEAFDKATKKYFDHMSDDDDDSANLNYPDSKMNVFREKYFNKENSEGDEENNVAVVLSSKKAHTKLEKHNSKSKSDKNEETEDDEKIESEVMPESASRSNKRKRKDKDKDKRRKKKSKSKTVEVEIPEEDNCSSPEEEIKSRKKKDDPGTSGGRKTKKKLSTKQNGESKKKQKSNAVALTSKRANKNGETDDESESDEEKPSEISKPPAKVQEKSSTVSQKSKKATAEVSKKRKSRAKRTTSSSNATGRSKALSARNKSQSSRGEFLEAAKDEDDFNEEDDDEEKEESRSRSVSPFKVDLHKKYAKSALIDDSKEEYDEDDFRSVSTRSSSRESSVERRLPTPPVVEVVPKPSTSKQQTKSKPEYRKENSTGSSSDQSVAKSDKVSPTTTFDVPLFLDKYDLIKQRRSRTANNNEEKVSTATAAKKEPKKMTSSAASSSTSTLSTGRSRVQRESTDKPKAKVKEIVEEKQPAAKEPKVEELEKKVTPEKSSKVDDEPFAFKESEPPKTSTSKAPKKSTNTTAAKKPSKDSEKPPAKKPPARKAATSAAAATSNPLPVSPPIESPLKSKSTPAPAAAPAKATNMEALELETEQTLKDINRWLEHTPRFPEFSSASNSPSRYNALLDDFDSVSTKLDAADFRRPVPIATPKIDLVPKLAESLDDLVSEAEVPSCKKDIIAELIPTIGPSSASSSCGTPPHSSNSNNSGGSTSVNASSTSSTAMIPPVIPPKPKEPSTIQLLANPPPPPHIKNQMQKEAKRKSLKEKLAAGANPRRKDLVGTIDRLKPGKAKGNLIQNVAKPDELFPPGVQQKVKEIKNALVVKTDDSVPKLSLGSVLDNDGFGLGHSHSFTDRDKTETLSENKDDPTKSKTSDTSPENETEKSSTSLAETPFEVKKVSNPEPKADASATPNLSAWLKAFGVPKKAKKVEEEENKQQILKPSEITASDKPSEATSTSLNVMKSPSDNNNFSQPPPRTRKASTGSTISERSSFSQDPDSPRIAIDERFGSYSGNYTSPIGASPIGASPIMVSPKPEDVGKPNSPYPLNGTIKVGFYQDTTTKSSPDKSCSPRELPSPYPQYSQHIYSSASSPNVSTTEMSGNSPYGGNSYAPSAGSEASKTPVYSSSSPIPNLYEQYKQPQSQESDYNSSMSPSTPNPHSPYQAGANSPYQHPAQSPYQNPNSPYQQPAAPAVQPQQQQQTSVSQNIAFQPTTIDSPVVVAQNTVVPSQAVDSTAVPELPQQNSPYQQPANSPYQQQQTSPYTPSSVGSAYQPPNVFQESANNSTQQPPKIPKLGNVASAPQPAQQSVVVPQNDIPTYDTTQQYLGYQQPQQSCQQQQQQQQQPQQDAQLRSLYNLNKTSDWTNMSQVNEQFHPPTYAQYTLAAMSKDLSAPKPQDQYLQDQQNNSNTNPLKRHLETENDVMNPDYNTKVAKRTDPQQQQLQQQQQQVQQQHQQQQVQQQVQQQQVQQQVQPHQQVQQQQVQQQQQVQQQQVQQQQVQQQQVQQQQVQQQQVQQQQVQQQQQQVQQQQVQQNQQQQQQRQQQQVQQQQPQQQPTKQQQMYDSFLGSIGYGKHLDIPPNKAFDIYNRAANMGFSKDYSNPTAVKDQSLQQQQQSQQQPVVDTNIMSKPLNMVNSNTYNTQQQLQQQQQQQVQQQQQQQQQQQNIYTKPQNTYPTNLSQASPAVAIDKPNDSLISHLNSYKPQTYGSPTSSLLNINHHPLSSVMDETIMGLNQNTPSNGMAGVGGYYDKSMPPVAHMNITSQMYQNLTPYGSHATAISREQQQPQSNYVPSVSNVNNATVPTSAQSLEVIALESKPAKKTRGRKKAVPPVAAAAATVNEIAAKTNLNTAQPQASSNVANSQVSNANAQQQMNLHHSQMQNIQGFQLYAGLKTGVSSPSNMPSSTAASDAGAISLKTTAAAAASMVPGSAFNFGPSPAGLGLSAAGIYGDNSGYLDQFRDASNPYYMPTPTHRTGTTDTNAVDKTNNAAAATYPFLAHPSSRTPTFNPFVNAPQLDANSPFYQQYMQRQDDFRARMMINQGLLAPGGPAGYPQPGGYRASSLGIPKPYDINRQPWF, encoded by the exons ATGGTTTCTACTTTCATTGGCCTCCTTg ATATTCAATCATGGTGGGAGATACCGTGCATATCTCATTTTTGTTCGTTGTTTAGTTCCGCATTTGATTTACCAGATATTGACATAGAA GATTTAGAATCAGCTCTTTTATGCGATGGCACCGACTATCAAGTCGGCTTAGTACCTGAGCTCATTGTACGTCTCTTAAAAGGTTGCGATGCTCTCAAGTGTGTTGCAAATGACATCACTACCAGCAATTATCAGATGTTCTTAAGGCGTTACCTACGCCAACAGTGTCGCACTCACAACATAGAAAATCATTTTGATACGGATATCGATTTTCAATCATTAGCCGTTCGCAAACGTTTACTCATCTTACACGCACTCTGTCATTTTCGTTTAGAATCACGAGATGTGGAAGTGATACTCAGTAATCTAGAAGCTGATAGTCTTCGGGTGGAGCCGTTAGGATATGATTCCAAAAATTCCGGCTATTGGTATTTCTATGGTACGCGACTCTACCGCGAagacacaaaacaaaataataaaacaaaaatctggcAAGTGATTTGTTTCACAGAAGAAGATTGGCAAAACTTAGCTGGTAAATTTAAGTCGGCTACAAATGCCAAAGAAAAGGCTTTGTATAAtatattgaatgaaaatttcCTACCGAAATTGCCACAGCTGTTTCGTGAACGGGAAAAATTACGTAGAAAAAA ATTACTTCAAACTCGGAACTCAAGCCGAATCCGAAATTTAGTTGAAGTTAAGGCGCGTCAGGAACAAGAGCGAGTTAAAGCAGAACGCCTTGAGCGAGCTCGTCTAGAACAGCGCATACTCCTTGAGCCACCACGAATAGCATCATCAAAAAGCCGAAGAAGACG CTCCCAGTCTACTTCAACTGCTAGTGGTATATCAACATATGCAAGTTCAGTAAGACCTACAACTAATTCCAGTGATTTTTTATATCAGAGAGAGACATTTTGCTTAACACCAGACGACATAGGCGCTGAATCTACATCGACCAACAATACAAATACAGTAAATCAAGTCGATCAAATTGATCAGATCGATCAAATATCCCAGGAAAATCCAGACGAAGAAATTGTAACATTTGAAGACAACCAATACCAAGACTCGAATAATACTACTACAACACCAAACAAACAacgcaaaacaaacaaaaaaccgaaTTTATTACCAAAAAAGACTCGAAAAACTAGAGAGAGTGGTGATTGTTCTTCTTCGACAACTGAAGACAAGGAGAACTATCGCTACATATCCGATTCAGAATCAGCTGAATCAGATAATAATATGGCACCAACTACAAACATTAAATTGCCAGGCAGGCAGACAAATAATTCTTTATCGTCCTTACCGGGAAATATATTTATTCCGCCTTTGAGTGAAGGCAAGGAACAAGAACCGCCACCAGCAAGAAGGGCAAGTAATTCTGGAAGTAAGACAAGTGGAAAGAAACAGAAGAATCCACCAACAACAGTCTCGGCTGCGTCGACTTCGTCGGCTTCAACAGTACGGGCTGGTACATCAGCTGTTAATACTGAACAGCAGCAAACAGtaaagaataaaaagaaaaactcatCTAAGTCCTCATCAGAAGA TGTAACGTCGTCATCCAACAGCGGTACGAATAAATATTTCTATAGCACAACCAATATTAGTCAAACAAATCCAAGCATTCtgataaacaacaaaaacttcaaCAAAAATCCTCCGAATTTTCTTAGTTTCACGGAAACCGACGAGGTCCTTCAAATCGGCATGCATAAGGTACTAGTTTATGTGAAGAATCACCGAGACGCTTGGCCATTTATGGATCCCGTCGAGGAGGATATCGCACCCAGATATTATACAATTATCAGAAG gcCAATGGACCTTTTAAAAATGGAAGATAAACTCGATAATGGAGAATATAACAAATTTAGCGAATTCAGAAATGATTTCAAACTTATAGTAAATAATTGTAGACTTTACAATGGACAAAATAAcg AATACACAGAAATGGTTAATAACCTACAAGAGGCTTTTGATAAGGCGactaaaaaatactttgacCACATGtcggatgatgatgatgactctGCTAATCTTAACTATCCAGATTCAAAAATGAATGTCTTCCGGGAGAAGTATTTCAACAAAGAAAACTCCGAAGGCGACGAAGAAAACAACGTTGCTGTTGTGCTCAGCAGCAAGAAAGCTCATACAAAGTTAGAAAAGCATAATTCTAAATCTAAATCTGATAAAAACGAAGAAACAGAAGAcgatgaaaaaattgaaagtgaagTAATGCCAGAGTCTGCAAGTCGATCGAATAAAAGAAAGCGAAAAGATAAAGACAAAGACAAACGAAGAAAGAAGAAGTCAAAGAGTAAAACTGTTGAAGTAGAAATTCCCGAGGAGGATAATTGTAGTTCGCCGGAAGAAGAGATAAAATCTCGAAAGAAAAAAGATGACCCAGGTACTTCGGGCggaagaaaaacaaagaaaaaacttaGCACTAAGCAGAATGGAGAGAGTAAGAAGAAACAAAAGAGCAATGCAGTTGCGTTAACTTCGAAAAGAGCCAACAAAAATGGTGAAACTGACGATGAATCGGAATCTGATGAAGAAAAACCCAGTGAAATAAGCAAACCACCTGCAAAGGTACAAGAAAAAAGTTCTACCGTCAGCCAGAAATCTAAAAAGGCAACCGCAGAAGTTTCGAAGAAACGAAAAAGTCGTGCGAAACGCACTACATCTTCTTCGAATGCAACTGGTCGATCTAAAGCTCTTTCTGCCAGAAATAAAAGTCAATCGAGTCGGGGAGAGTTTTTGGAAGCTGCCAAAGATGAAGACGACTTTAATGAAGAGGATGACGATGAGGAAAAAGAGGAATCAAGATCTCGCAGTGTGTCTCCTTTCAAGGTCGACTTGCATAAGAAATATGCCAAAAGTGCACTTATTGATGATTCCAAGGAGGAATATGACGAAGATGACTTTAGGTCGGTTTCCACACGAAGTAGTTCGCGAGAATCGTCAGTCGAACGTCGTCTACCAACACCGCCAGTAGTGGAAGTTGTTCCAAAGCCATCTACTTCAAAGCAACAGACTAAGAGTAAACCAGAGTACCGAAAAGAGAACTCCACAGGAAGTTCCTCTGACCAATCGGTGGCAAAGAGCGATAAAGTATCACCTACAACTACATTTGatgtaccgttatttttagACAAATACGATTTGATTAAACAACGGCGCAGTCGGACAGCTAATAATAATGAGGAAAAAGTTAGCACAGCAACTGCGGCTAAGAAAGAGCCAAAAAAGATGACTTCATCGGCTGCAAGTTCTTCAACGTCAACATTATCGACAGGTCGTTCGAGAGTTCAAAGAGAATCTACAGATAAACCCAAAGCTAAAGTCAAAGAGATCGTCGAAGAGAAACAACCGGCAGCAAAAGAGCCAAAAGTAGAAGAATTAGAGAAGAAGGTTACCCCAGAGAAATCATCGAAAGTTGACGATGAACCGTTTGCATTCAAAGAAAGCGAACCACCAAAGACAAGTACGAGCAAAGCACCAAAGAAATCAACCAACACAACAGCGGCGAAAAAGCCTTCAAAGGATTCTGAAAAGCCACCAGCAAAGAAGCCGCCTGCAAGAAAAGCTGCTACTTCTGCTGCTGCTGCCACTTCTAACCCTTTGCCGGTTTCACCCCCAATCGAAAGTCcattaaaatcaaaatcgacACCTGCTCCAGCTGCAGCTCCTGCAAAAGCAACCAACATGGAAGCACTTGAGTTAGAAACTGAACAAACGCTAAAAGATATTAATCGCTGGCTAGAGCATACACCAAGATTCCCTGAATTTAGTTCGGCCAGTAACTCACCATCGCGTTACAATGCTCTTTTAGATGATTTTGATTCTGTATCAACTAAACTTGATGCAGCTGACTTTCGACGTCCCGTGCCTATTGCAACTCCCAAAATTGACCTAGTTCCCAAGCTCGCCGAGTCCTTGGATGATCTAGTGTCCGAAGCAGAAGTGCCCAGTTGTAAAAAGGACATCATAGCCGAACTGATACCAACAATAGGTCCAAGCAGTGCAAGTTCGAGTTGTGGAACTCCACCCCATTCAAGCAATTCCAATAACTCGGGTGGAAGTACAAGTGTTAACGCCTCATCAACTTCATCAACCGCAATGATTCCCCCGGTTATACCACCAAAGCCCAAAGAACCATCCACAATTCAATTGTTAGCGAACCCACCTCCACCGCCAcacattaaaaatcaaatgcaaaAAGAAGCCAAGCGAAAGTCGCTTAAAGAAAAACTTGCTGCTGGTGCGAATCCTCGCCGAAAAGACTTGGTCGGCACAATTGATCGTTTAAAGCCAGGCAAAGCCAAGGGAAATCTTATACAAAATGTTGCCAAACCGGACGAACTCTTTCCACCAGGAGTGCAGCAGAAAGTCAAAGAGATTAAAAATGCCCTCGTCGTTAAGACCGACGACAGTGTACCCAAGCTAAGCTTAGGCAGTGTTTTGGATAATGATGGCTTTGGTCTTGGACACTCGCATAGTTTCACAGATCGAGACAAAACTGAAACTCTTTCGGAGAATAAAGATGACCCAACAAAGTCTAAAACAAGTGATACATCGCCTGAAAATGAGACTGAAAAGTCCTCCACAAGTTTGGCTGAAACTCCATTCGAGGTGAAGAAAGTGAGTAACCCTGAACCCAAAGCAGATGCATCGGCTACACCGAATCTTAGTGCTTGGCTGAAGGCATTCGGAGTCCcgaaaaaagccaaaaaagtcGAGGAGGAGGAAAACAAACAACAGATATTAAAACCAAGCGAGATCACTGCGAGTGATAAACCATCTGAAGCGACAAGTACTTCCCTAAATGTCATGAAATCACCCtcagataataataatttttcgcAACCACCACCACGGACGCGAAAAGCTAGCACTGGAAGTACAATATCAGAGCGATCGTCTTTCAGTCAAGATCCTGACAGTCCACGCATTGCAATCGATGAGCGTTTTGGTTCATATTCGGGGAATTATACCTCACCCATTGGAGCGTCTCCAATTGGTGCCTCACCAATTATGGTTTCTCCAAAGCCAGAAGATGTGGGCAAACCAAATTCCCCATATCCACTCAATGGCACTATTAAAGTCGGTTTCTATCAGGATACTACGACAAAAAGCTCTCCGGATAAGAGCTGCAGTCCGCGGGAACTGCCATCGCCTTATCCGCAATATTCGCAGCATATTTACTCATCGGCATCATCACCCAATGTGTCCACCACAGAAATGAGTGGTAATTCACCATACGGTGGCAATAGCTATGCACCATCTGCGGGCTCAGAAGCAAGCAAGACTCCTGTCTACTCGTCCTCGTCACCGATTCCTAATCTCTACGAGCAATACAAACAGCCACAGTCTCAAGAATCCGATTACAACTCTTCAATGTCGCCAAGCACACCAAATCCACATTCCCCCTATCAAGCGGGAGCGAACTCCCCCTATCAGCATCCAGCACAGTCGCCATACCAAAATCCCAATTCACCATATCAACAACCAGCGGCTCCTGCAGTGCaaccccaacaacaacaacaaacgtcTGTTTCGCAGAATATAGCTTTTCAACCCACCACCATTGATTCACCAGTTGTTGTGGCTCAAAATACTGTTGTTCCAAGTCAAGCAGTTGATAGCACAGCTGTCCCAGAATTGCCTCAGCAAAACTCACCATACCAGCAGCCTGCTAACTCTCCATACCAACAGCAGCAAACTTCTCCATACACTCCAAGCAGTGTTGGCTCTGCATATCAGCCTCCAAATGTTTTCCAAGAATCGGCTAACAATTCCACACAGCAGCCACCAAAGATACCTAAACTAGGTAATGTGGCAAGTGCACCACAACCTGCACAACAGTCCGTCGTTGTACCGCAAAATGATATTCCAACTTACGATACAACGCAGCAATATCTTGGCTATCAGCAGCCACAACAATCATgtcaacaacagcaacaacaacagcaacagcccCAACAAGATGCGCAATTGCGTTCCTTGTATAATCTGAATAAAACATCAGATTGGACCAATATGTCACAAGTAAACGAGCAATTTCATCCACCAACTTATGCTCAGTATACACTGGCTGCAATGAGCAAAGACCTGTCCGCACCAAAACCTCAAGATCAATATCTTCAGGATCAGCAGAATAATAGCAACACAAATCCGCTAAAGCGACATTTAGAAACCGAAAATGATGTAATGAATCCAGACTATAATACCAAAGTTGCGAAGAGGACTGATCCTCAACAACAACAGcttcaacaacagcagcagcaagtgcaacaacaacatcaacagcaGCAGGTACAACAACAAGTACAGCAGCAGCAAGTACAACAACAAGTACAGCCTCATCAGCAAGTACAACAGCAACAAgtccaacaacagcaacaagtTCAACAGCAACAAGTCCAACAACAACAAGTGCAGCAACAACAAGTGCAACAACAGCAAGTGCAGCAACAACAAGTGCAACAACAACAagtgcaacaacaacaacagcaagtACAGCAACAGCAGGTCcaacaaaaccaacaacaacagcaacagcgACAACAACAGCAGGTTCAACAACAGCAACCACAGCAACAGCCAACTAAGCAACAACAGATGTATGATAGCTTCCTCGGTTCCATTGGCTACGGCAAGCACTTGGACATACCCCCAAACAAGGCGTTCGATATCTACAATCGAGCAGCCAATATGGGATTCTCCAAGGATTACTCAAATCCGACTGCGGTCAAAGACCAATcccttcaacaacaacaacagtctCAACAGCAACCTGTTGTTGATACCAACATAATGAGCAAACCCTTGAACATGGTAAACTCGAACACCTACAACACCCAACAACAActtcaacaacagcaacaacaacaggttcaacaacaacagcagcaacaacagcaacaacaaaacaTCTACACCAAACCACAAAACACGTATCCCACAAATCTCTCACAAGCGTCCCCGGCTGTTGCAATTGACAAACCAAATGACTCGCTAATAAGTCACTTAAATAGCTACAAGCCACAGACTTATGGCAGTCCCACGTCATCACTGCTCAATATAAATCATCATCCACTCTCCTCGGTAATGGACGAAACCATTATGGGCTTGAATCAAAACACTCCCAGCAATGGAATGGCTGGAGTAGGAGGCTATTATGACAAAAGTATGCCACCGGTGGCGCATATGAATATAACATCACAGATGTACCAAAATCTTACTCCCTATGGGAGCCATGCGACTGCTATATCAAgagaacaacaacaaccacaaagtAACTACGTTCCGTCGGTGAGTAATGTCAACAATGCGACTGTGCCAACTTCAGCACAATCCCTAGAGGTAATCGCACTGGAATCGAAGCCAGCTAAAAAGACGAGAGGCAGAAAGAAGGCAGTTCCACCGGTAGCTGCAGCGGCTGCGACTGTCAATGAAATCGCTGCAAAAACCAACCTAAATACTGCACAGCCACAGGCAAGTAGTAATGTGGCAAACAGTCAGGTTTCCAATGCAAACGCCCAACAACAAATGAATTTACATCATTCGCAAATGCAAAACATCCAAGGTTTCCAGCTGTACGCGGGACTCAAGACCGGAGTCAGTAGCCCTTCGAATATGCCTTCGTCTACGGCCGCATCTGATGCGGGTGCCATATCCCTCAAGACAACTGCTGCAGCAGCTGCTAGCATGGTTCCTGGCAGTGCTTTCAATTTTGGACCATCGCCCGCTGGACTGGGATTGTCAGCTGCAGGGATTTACGGCGACAACTCTGGGTATTTGGATCAGTTTCGTGATGCTTCCAACCCCTACTACATGCCAACTCCCACACATCGTACAGGAACAACCGATACCAATGCGGTGGACAAGACCAACAATGCAGCTGCAGCAACTTACCCATTTTTGGCGCATCCATCATCAAGAACGCCCACATTCAATCCGTTTGTGAACGCTCCTCAACTGGACGCTAATTCGCCGTTCTATCAGCAGTACATGCAACGTCAGGATGATTTCCGAGCTCGGATGATGATCAATCAGGGATTGCTTGCTCCAGGAGGTCCAGCTGGCTATCCTCAGCCAGGTGGTTATCGTGCATCATCTCTGGGTATCCCCAAACCGTACGATATTAACCGACAACCGTGGTTCTAG